From the genome of Impatiens glandulifera chromosome 9, dImpGla2.1, whole genome shotgun sequence, one region includes:
- the LOC124913824 gene encoding D-xylose-proton symporter-like 3, chloroplastic yields MAGGVAIRPLLNAEFPRPHSPLSHKPTKYVTPLSIPRIPNTNLTSTITSFYSSGGGPTSMSFRFSKRSLFSTASGRMKAAEEDSTSLISELTPEETFSWASVIVPFVFPALGGLLFGYDIGATSGATISLQSPELSGITWFNLSAIELGLVVSGSLYGALLGSILVYPIADFLGRRRELIIASVLYALGSLVTFSAPSLGVLLVGRLLYGLGIGMAMHGAPLYIAETCPSQIRGTLISLKELFIVLGILLGYFVGSFQINAVGGWRYMFGFGIPIAVIMGLGMWSLPPSPRWLLLRAVQGKASLEEFKEKAIAALGKLRGRPAGDSVSEKQIEDTLVSLRSAYKDEKSDGSFLEIFQGPSLKAFIIGGGLVLFQQITGQPSVLYYAGQILQTAGFSAAADATRVSVLIGVFKLLMTGVAVLRVDDLGRRPLLIGGVSGIAISLFLLSAYYKFLGDFPFVAVGALLLYVGCYQISFGPISWLMVSEIFPLRTRGKGISLAVLTNFGTNAIVTFAFSPLKVTVLISCLTSSRI; encoded by the exons ATGGCCGGAGGAGTAGCGATCCGACCTCTGTTAAACGCAGAATTCCCTCGTCCACACTCGCCACTATCTCATAAACCCACCAAATATGTAACTCCTTTATCTATTCCTCGCATCCCCAACACCAATCTAACTTCGACGATAACTTCATTTTACTCTTCGGGCGGAGGTCCAACTTCTATGTCTTTCCGTTTCTCGAAACGATCATTATTCTCTACTGCCAGCGGAAGAATGAAG GCCGCAGAAGAAGATTCCACTTCGCTTATTTCTGAATTGACACCTGAAGAAACTTTCTCGTGGGCTTCTGTAATTGTCCC CTTTGTCTTCCCTGCTTTAGGAGGGTTGTTGTTTGGATATGACATAGGTGCCACCTCAGGTGCCACCATCTCATTACAG TCACCTGAACTTAGTGGCATAACATGGTTCAACCTGTCAGCCATTGAGCTTGGTCTTGTG GTGAGTGGTTCTCTATATGGAGCTCTTTTAGGTTCTATCCTGGTGTACCCAATAGCAGATTTCCTTG GGAGGAGACGGGAGCTCATCATAGCATCTGTTTTATATGCACTTGGTAGTTTAGTCACATTCTCTGCACCAAGCCTTGGGGTGCTATTAGTTGGAAGGCTTCTGTATGGGCTTGGTATTGGTATG GCCATGCATGGAGCTCCTCTGTATATTGCTGAAACTTGTCCATCCCAGATACGTGGAACTCTCATATCACTGAAAGAGCTCTTTATAGTTCTTGGGATTTTG CTGGGTTACTTTGTGGGAAGCTTTCAGATTAATGCAGTGGGAGGCTGGCGCTACATGTTTGGGTTTGGAATCCCAATTGCGGTGATTATGGGCTTAGGTATGTGGAGTCTTCCTCCGTCTCCACGCTGGTTGCTTCTCCGAGCGGTGCAAGGTAAAGCTTCTTTAGAAGAATTCAAAGAGAAGGCTATCGCTGCTTTGGGCAAATTGAGAGGGCGTCCTGCTGGAGACTCAGTATCCGAGAAACAAATTGAAGATACTCTTGTTTCTTTGAGGTCTGCTTATAAGGATGAAAAATCTGATGGAAGTTTCTTAGAAATATTCCAGGGACCAAGCCTAAAGGCATTCATAATCGGTGGAGGTCTTGTCCTTTTTCAACAG ATAACCGGGCAACCAAGTGTCCTTTATTATGCTGGTCAAATCCTTCAG ACTGCAGGATTCTCTGCTGCAGCTGATGCTACTAGAGTTTCTGTTTTAATTGGAGTGTTTAAG CTGTTAATGACTGGTGTAGCTGTACTAAGGGTTGATGATCTTGGAAGGAGACCCTTATTAATTGGTGGCGTCAGTGGAATT GCAATCTCtctgtttctcctttcagctTATTATAAATTCCTGGGAGATTTTCCATTTGTTGCTGTAGGAGCTCTTCTACTATATGTTGGGTGTTATCAG ATATCTTTTGGACCAATCAGTTGGCTTATGGTATCGGAGATATTCCCACTTCGTACAAGAGGGAAAGGGATTAGCCTGGCGGTTCTGACCAACTTTGGCACAAATGCCATTGTGACATTTGCTTTCTCGCCGCTGAAGGTGACAGTCTTAATTTCTTGCTTAACAAGTAGTAGAATCTGA